The following proteins are co-located in the Microbacterium sp. SORGH_AS_0888 genome:
- a CDS encoding CoA-acylating methylmalonate-semialdehyde dehydrogenase: MTTIRHYIAGEETGDAARTAPVYDPATGEAAKQVVLADAAQVEQAIAAAKAALPAWRATGLVRRADVFFRLRQLLVERKDELAAIITSEHGKVLSDAAGEISRGLENVEFAAGLVHLLKGEHSEQVARGVDVHSVKQPVGVVAAITPFNFPLMVPLWMTASAIACGNTVVLKPSEKDPSAAVAIAKLYEEAGLPAGVLNVVQGDKVAVDTLLDSPDVRAVSFVGSTPVARSIYERASAAGKRVQALGGAKNHMVVMPDADLEGAADAAVSAAYGSAGERCMAVSVLVAVGEATADALVTKVAERMRALVIGPGTDPASEMGPLITREHRDKVASYVAGAAAEGATVVVDGTEAEFAGDGFFLGTSLVDHVRPGMKVYDEEIFGPVLSVVRVASYEEAVALINANPFANGTAIFTRDGRTARSFEVDIEVGMVGVNVPIPVPIGAYSFGGWRNSLFGDSHIYGPESVHFYTRSKVVTSRWPEPSESQIDLGFPSNH; this comes from the coding sequence ATGACCACGATCCGCCACTACATCGCGGGCGAGGAGACGGGGGATGCGGCGCGCACCGCGCCCGTCTACGATCCGGCGACGGGAGAAGCCGCGAAGCAGGTCGTGCTCGCCGACGCGGCACAGGTCGAGCAGGCGATCGCGGCGGCGAAGGCGGCGCTGCCGGCCTGGCGCGCGACGGGCCTGGTGCGGCGCGCGGACGTGTTCTTCCGCCTGCGCCAGCTGCTCGTGGAGCGCAAGGACGAGCTGGCGGCGATCATCACGAGCGAGCACGGCAAGGTGCTCTCGGACGCCGCCGGCGAGATCAGCCGGGGCCTCGAGAACGTCGAGTTCGCCGCGGGGCTCGTGCACCTGCTCAAGGGCGAGCACTCCGAGCAGGTCGCCCGCGGGGTCGACGTGCACTCGGTGAAGCAGCCGGTGGGCGTCGTCGCCGCCATCACGCCGTTCAACTTCCCCCTCATGGTGCCGCTGTGGATGACTGCCTCCGCCATCGCCTGCGGCAACACGGTCGTGCTGAAGCCGAGCGAGAAGGACCCCTCCGCGGCGGTCGCGATCGCGAAGCTGTACGAGGAGGCGGGCCTTCCCGCGGGCGTGCTCAACGTCGTGCAGGGCGACAAGGTCGCTGTCGACACGCTGCTCGACTCCCCCGATGTGCGCGCCGTGAGCTTCGTCGGCTCGACGCCCGTGGCCCGCTCGATCTACGAGCGCGCGAGCGCCGCGGGCAAGCGCGTGCAGGCCCTCGGCGGGGCCAAGAACCACATGGTCGTCATGCCGGACGCCGATCTCGAGGGCGCGGCCGACGCCGCCGTCTCCGCGGCCTACGGCTCCGCGGGCGAGCGCTGCATGGCCGTCTCGGTGCTGGTCGCGGTGGGCGAGGCCACGGCCGACGCGCTCGTGACGAAGGTCGCCGAGCGCATGCGCGCGCTCGTGATCGGGCCGGGCACCGACCCCGCGAGCGAGATGGGGCCGCTCATCACGCGCGAGCACCGCGACAAGGTCGCCTCGTACGTGGCAGGCGCCGCGGCCGAGGGCGCCACGGTCGTCGTCGACGGCACCGAGGCCGAGTTCGCCGGCGACGGGTTCTTCCTCGGCACGAGCCTGGTCGACCACGTCCGCCCCGGCATGAAGGTGTACGACGAGGAGATCTTCGGCCCCGTGCTCTCGGTCGTTCGGGTGGCGAGCTACGAGGAGGCGGTCGCGCTCATCAACGCGAACCCGTTCGCGAACGGCACCGCGATCTTCACCCGCGACGGCCGCACGGCGCGCAGCTTCGAGGTCGACATCGAGGTGGGCATGGTCGGGGTGAACGTGCCGATCCCGGTCCCGATCGGAGCGTATTCTTTCGGCGGATGGCGCAACTCGCTGTTCGGCGACTCGCACATCTACGGTCCCGAGTCGGTGCACTTCTACACCCGCAGCAAGGTCGTGACCTCTCGTTGGCCCGAGCCCAGCGAGTCGCAGATCGACCTCGGCTTCCCCAGCAACCACTGA
- a CDS encoding PucR family transcriptional regulator, whose product MIRTERPDAVQPTVRDVLGLEVLRAGMPDVVAGSAGLDAPVRWVHASDNPDVPRLLEGSELVLTTGSAWPEDEDALADLAARFIAADVAGIVLELGTRFAAVPPAFARTAEEHGLLVVALHREVRFVAVTEAVHARIIAAQTAALAARDEVRERFTALALRGAPTDHVVRQASQTLGCGVVLEDLAHRVVVAAFADVAEEASLEGWVERSRWGTDLVIVPVEARGSRWGRLIALPGPPHPAGRRSVLEQAAIALAIGRLAEGGTAEWDRMGQGRLLDALLEGRFAHESAVSARLEAAGLPVHGRVLVGIALRPPVEAAAVVAALPPGARAIVSVGAQATLALVSLAVPGAVGAVGSVGSVGLAGLAGSRGSAGLAGSAGLAGLAGSVGSAGSAGSAGLAGSVGLAGSGGSRGSAGLVGSRGSRGSVAARGSASGGGAMDAAAAGRLAAIAGGVVAIGRAADEVDGGLASVREAAALVQGGGERIRRANDRPLSRLIGELAGDHRLLAHGERMLAPLVDHDLRRGGDLIDVLEALLAHPGNRTAAAAASHLSRSVFYQRLELIERLLGVSLEDGETQTALHLAVLARRRA is encoded by the coding sequence ATGATCCGGACAGAACGTCCGGACGCGGTGCAGCCGACCGTGCGCGACGTGCTCGGACTCGAGGTCCTGCGGGCGGGGATGCCGGACGTCGTCGCCGGGAGCGCGGGCCTCGACGCGCCCGTGCGATGGGTGCACGCCTCCGACAACCCCGACGTCCCCCGCCTGCTGGAGGGGAGCGAGCTCGTGCTCACGACCGGCTCGGCATGGCCGGAGGACGAGGACGCCCTCGCCGACCTCGCCGCGCGGTTCATCGCGGCGGATGTCGCGGGCATCGTGCTCGAGCTCGGCACGCGCTTCGCGGCGGTCCCGCCCGCCTTCGCCCGCACGGCCGAGGAACATGGCCTGCTCGTCGTCGCGCTGCACCGCGAGGTGCGGTTCGTCGCCGTCACGGAGGCGGTCCACGCGCGCATCATCGCCGCGCAGACGGCCGCGCTCGCCGCCCGCGACGAGGTCCGGGAACGGTTCACGGCGCTCGCACTGCGGGGAGCGCCGACCGACCACGTCGTGCGCCAGGCCTCCCAGACCCTCGGGTGCGGCGTCGTGCTCGAGGACCTCGCCCACCGGGTCGTCGTGGCCGCCTTCGCCGATGTCGCGGAGGAGGCGTCGCTCGAGGGCTGGGTCGAGCGTTCCCGTTGGGGGACCGATCTGGTCATCGTGCCGGTCGAGGCGCGGGGATCGCGATGGGGGCGCCTGATCGCCCTGCCGGGCCCGCCGCATCCCGCGGGGCGGCGCAGTGTGCTCGAACAGGCCGCCATCGCGCTCGCGATCGGCCGGCTGGCCGAGGGCGGCACCGCGGAGTGGGACCGCATGGGCCAGGGGCGGCTGCTCGACGCCCTGCTCGAGGGACGGTTCGCGCACGAGTCCGCCGTGTCGGCGCGTCTCGAGGCGGCGGGCCTCCCCGTGCACGGCCGGGTGCTCGTCGGCATCGCGCTGCGCCCGCCGGTCGAGGCAGCGGCGGTCGTCGCCGCCCTGCCGCCCGGCGCGCGGGCCATCGTCTCGGTCGGCGCCCAGGCGACGCTGGCGCTCGTGTCGTTGGCCGTGCCCGGTGCGGTGGGTGCGGTGGGGTCGGTCGGTTCGGTGGGGTTGGCGGGTTTGGCGGGTTCGCGGGGCTCGGCGGGGTTGGCGGGTTCGGCTGGGTTGGCGGGTTTGGCGGGTTCGGTCGGTTCGGCGGGTTCGGCTGGTTCAGCGGGGTTGGCGGGTTCGGTCGGTTTGGCGGGTTCGGGGGGTTCGCGGGGCTCGGCCGGGTTGGTCGGTTCGCGGGGTTCGCGGGGCTCGGTCGCTGCGCGGGGGTCGGCGAGTGGCGGCGGGGCGATGGACGCGGCTGCCGCCGGTCGGCTCGCCGCGATCGCCGGCGGCGTGGTGGCGATCGGGCGGGCAGCGGATGAGGTCGACGGCGGACTCGCATCGGTGCGCGAGGCCGCGGCGCTCGTGCAGGGCGGCGGAGAACGCATCCGGCGTGCCAACGACCGTCCGCTCTCGCGGCTGATCGGCGAGCTCGCGGGCGACCACCGGCTGCTCGCGCACGGGGAGCGCATGCTCGCGCCGCTCGTGGACCACGACCTCCGCCGCGGCGGAGACCTCATCGACGTGCTGGAGGCCCTGCTCGCCCACCCCGGAAATCGCACGGCGGCGGCCGCGGCATCCCATCTGTCCCGGTCTGTGTTCTACCAGCGGCTCGAACTCATCGAGCGGCTGCTCGGCGTCTCGCTCGAGGACGGCGAGACCCAGACCGCCCTGCACCTCGCGGTGCTCGCCCGGCGGCGCGCATAA
- a CDS encoding aspartate aminotransferase family protein, with protein MTTTDTQTDAEATVRANDRSHVFHSWSAQGAIDPLPVAGGEGSVFWDYRGNRYLDFGAQLVNLNLGHQHPDLVAAIQEQAGRLATIQPAMANDVRGELARRIVEVAGESFQKVFFTNGGADANENAVRMARAFTGRRTVLSMYRSYHGNTTTAITLTGDPRRWANLPGDAAVTHFFGPYPYRSPFHSASPEEETQRALEHLEQVIVLEGASTIAAILLETIVGTNGVLVPPPGYLAGVRELCDRYGIVLIADEVMVGFGRTGEWFAFQGHDVTPDLITFAKGVNSGYVPLGGVVISAEIARFFDDRVFPGGLTYSGHPLACAAGVATFEVFERDGILAHVRDLGERVVAPTLAEWAERHPSVGDVRGAGLFWAVELVRDRETREPLVPFNAAGADAAPMAEFAAACKRAGLWPFTHFNRTHIAPPLVITEEELREGLAIIDRALDTTDAHAR; from the coding sequence ATGACCACGACCGACACCCAGACGGATGCCGAGGCCACCGTTCGCGCGAACGACCGGTCCCACGTCTTCCACTCGTGGAGCGCGCAGGGCGCGATCGACCCGCTGCCCGTCGCGGGCGGCGAGGGGAGCGTGTTCTGGGACTACCGCGGCAACCGCTACCTCGACTTCGGCGCCCAGCTGGTCAACCTGAACCTCGGGCACCAGCACCCGGACCTCGTCGCGGCCATCCAGGAGCAGGCGGGCCGGCTCGCGACGATCCAGCCGGCGATGGCGAACGACGTCCGCGGCGAGCTCGCCCGGCGCATCGTCGAGGTCGCGGGCGAGTCGTTCCAGAAGGTGTTCTTCACGAACGGCGGCGCCGACGCGAACGAGAACGCCGTGCGCATGGCGCGGGCGTTCACGGGGCGTCGCACGGTGCTGTCGATGTACCGCAGCTATCACGGCAACACGACGACGGCGATCACCCTCACGGGAGACCCGCGACGCTGGGCGAACCTGCCCGGCGACGCGGCGGTGACGCACTTCTTCGGGCCGTACCCGTACCGCTCGCCATTCCATTCGGCCTCGCCGGAGGAGGAGACGCAGCGCGCGCTCGAGCACCTCGAGCAGGTCATCGTGCTCGAGGGAGCATCGACGATCGCGGCGATCCTGCTCGAGACGATCGTGGGCACGAACGGCGTGCTGGTGCCCCCGCCGGGCTACCTCGCGGGAGTTCGCGAGCTGTGCGACCGCTACGGCATCGTGCTGATCGCCGACGAGGTCATGGTCGGCTTCGGGCGTACGGGCGAGTGGTTCGCCTTCCAGGGCCACGACGTCACGCCGGACCTCATCACGTTCGCGAAGGGCGTCAACTCCGGGTACGTGCCGCTGGGCGGCGTCGTGATCTCGGCCGAGATCGCACGGTTCTTCGACGACCGCGTGTTCCCGGGCGGCCTCACCTACTCCGGGCACCCGCTGGCGTGCGCGGCGGGCGTCGCGACGTTCGAGGTGTTCGAGCGCGACGGCATCCTGGCCCATGTGCGCGACCTCGGCGAGCGGGTCGTCGCCCCCACGCTCGCGGAGTGGGCCGAGCGGCATCCCTCGGTCGGCGACGTGCGCGGGGCGGGCCTGTTCTGGGCCGTCGAGCTCGTGCGCGATCGGGAGACCCGTGAGCCGCTCGTGCCGTTCAACGCGGCGGGGGCGGATGCGGCACCCATGGCGGAGTTCGCCGCGGCGTGCAAGCGGGCGGGCCTGTGGCCGTTCACGCACTTCAACCGCACGCACATCGCGCCGCCGCTCGTGATCACGGAGGAGGAGCTGCGCGAGGGCCTCGCGATCATCGACCGCGCGCTCGACACCACCGACGCCCACGCGCGCTGA
- a CDS encoding cystathionine gamma-synthase — translation MTRNDGPALGFDSLAIHAGQEFDPTTGAVIPPVHFSSTYAQDGIGGLRGGYEYGRSGNPTRTALETQLAAIEGGAHGISFASGLAAEDALLRAVLAPGDEVLLGSDVYGGTYRLIARLLAPWGVRLRVVDMSDLDVVAAALEERPARVLWVETPSNPLLKVSDIAGLARLGHAAGALVVVDNTFASPALQRPLALGADVVVHSTTKYLGGHSDVVGGAVVTSDDALAEQVRFLQFAAGAVSGPLDAWLTSRGIKTLAVRMQRHSENADAVARFLDAHDRVAHVYYPGLPAHPGHDLAAQQMTGFGGIVSLSLADGPTARRFAESTRLFTLAESLGGVESLLNYPDEMTHASVRGTELAVPVELVRLSVGLESADDLLADLDQALAGL, via the coding sequence ATGACGCGCAACGACGGCCCCGCCCTCGGCTTCGACAGCCTCGCGATCCACGCCGGTCAGGAGTTCGACCCCACGACCGGGGCCGTCATCCCGCCCGTGCACTTCTCCTCCACGTACGCGCAGGACGGCATCGGCGGTCTCCGCGGCGGCTACGAGTACGGGCGCAGCGGCAACCCGACGCGCACGGCGCTGGAGACCCAGCTCGCCGCGATCGAGGGGGGAGCGCACGGCATCTCGTTCGCCTCCGGCCTCGCCGCGGAGGACGCGCTGCTGCGCGCCGTGCTCGCCCCGGGCGACGAGGTGCTGCTCGGCAGCGACGTCTACGGCGGCACCTATCGGCTCATCGCGCGCCTCCTGGCGCCGTGGGGGGTCCGCCTCCGCGTCGTCGACATGAGCGATCTGGACGTCGTCGCCGCCGCCCTCGAGGAGCGGCCCGCCCGCGTCCTGTGGGTCGAGACGCCGTCGAATCCGCTTCTGAAGGTCAGCGACATCGCCGGACTCGCCCGCCTCGGCCACGCGGCCGGCGCCCTCGTCGTCGTCGACAACACCTTCGCCTCGCCCGCCCTCCAGCGTCCGCTCGCGCTCGGCGCCGACGTCGTCGTGCACTCCACCACGAAGTACCTCGGCGGGCACTCGGACGTCGTCGGCGGCGCCGTCGTCACGAGCGACGACGCGCTCGCGGAGCAGGTGCGCTTCCTCCAGTTCGCCGCGGGCGCGGTCTCCGGACCGCTCGACGCGTGGCTCACCTCGCGCGGCATCAAGACCCTCGCGGTCCGCATGCAGCGACACAGCGAGAACGCGGACGCGGTCGCCCGCTTCCTCGACGCCCACGATCGCGTCGCGCACGTCTACTACCCGGGCCTCCCGGCGCACCCCGGTCACGACCTCGCCGCGCAGCAGATGACGGGCTTCGGCGGCATCGTCTCGCTCTCGCTCGCCGACGGCCCCACGGCACGGCGCTTCGCCGAGTCGACGCGGCTGTTCACGCTGGCCGAGTCGCTCGGCGGCGTCGAGTCGCTCCTCAACTACCCCGACGAGATGACCCACGCCTCCGTCCGCGGGACGGAGCTCGCCGTCCCGGTCGAGCTCGTGCGGCTCTCGGTGGGCCTCGAGTCCGCCGACGACCTGCTCGCCGATCTCGATCAGGCGCTCGCCGGGCTGTAG